The genome window GCCCCTTCCTTTCATTGAGCCCTTTACCAGCCTCTTGCGCTGACAGACTTCCATCCAGCCACCCTTCTAGACTGGGAAGGAGGGAACTGGACCATGAGACTTCCGTCTCCATCTTACACCTTTCCAGATCGCCCTGCTTTGTCAAGTCCAGACGTGCTCCGCCAGCAGGCGCAGCCCAGCCGCTCCAGACTCCAGGTGCGGCCTCGCACGCCCGCTGGCCCCCGGGGGCTGCTTGGAGGCAGCCATTGGCTCCGAGTCCTCCATGTGTTAAATTAGCCGAGTGAGACGCAGCCGGGCCAGCGACCGCTCGGGAGGGGGGCTTCATTCTGCGTCatcggaggggggaggaggagggaagccaGCCCGCGTGGGGAGGGACGGAGGGGGGAcggaggggaaaagaagaagagccGGCAACTTTCCACCGGCGCTGATGGCAGCAAGAGGCAGCTTTTCCCCAGCCGCGCAGGCTGCGCCTCGGGGCGCTCCGTCTGAGCCAGCCGGAGCGATGCTGCGGACAGGAGGATTCCGGCCAGCCGGGCTCCTCTGAACCGACCCGACAAGGCAAGAGAGGCGGGCTGCCAACGTCGCCCCGCCGGGCCGATTGATGGGCAGCCCCCCTCGCTTGCCCTCGCCCGCCGGCTAGCGGAGCCCCACCGGAAAGAACGAGGCTCAGGGCGGCCGAGGCGGCGATCCACCCGCCACTCACGCCGGAGCCGAGCTCGGACAGACGGAGACGGGGGCACCGGAGCGACCCAGAGATTCATCTAGAGCCTagaaggcaggcagggagggaggcagcAAAGTGCCTCTCCCCGGCCCTACAGGAGCACAGTGGGGACGCTCCCAAAGCGCGGCCAAGGAGAAGAGCCGCAGCAAGCGGAGGTTTAAAGCGCCTTCTTTACGGTCCGAGAAAGGCTGAGAGAGCTGCGGGAAGCGCGGGCTGGACGGCCGGGCAAGCGGGACCAAGAAGCTCGCTTGGAGAGTGCCAGGAAGGGACTGGGAAGAGAAGCAGGAGAGAGACTCAACTGgacctaaggaggaatttcctgtgaGAAGGATCAGTGAGAACTGATCCCTCActgagacagtgagaacaatcaatcaatggaactatTCTgttagagttgaagaagcttcttggatgagaaatgaaagatcttcaagagaaaaaaccagaaagtccagttgcttttctcccagagttgtgggtgctgcatcgctggaggttttcaagaagagactggacaactatttgaccaggatggtacaaggctcctgccttgaaaagggggttggactggaagacctccaaggtcccttccagccctgtggtTATGTATGCCAGCTCACAGATGGATGCAAAGCACTTCAACTCAGccaatagtttattttattttattttattttattttgaatttatatcccgcccttctccgaagactcagggcagcttatattgtgtaaggcaatagttgaaGAAGACATTTAggtttaaaggagaatatttgtatctcagggttgaaatgagggtctTGGGTGGTCttggagcttggtggttttcttgcagacgtttcatgatccaaattatcagtgctagtctgacactgatgatgttatgtgGTCCAAGCTCCAAGACCACCCAGGACCCCTCACTCTCGGCTTTATATAAAGAGCCCCTTCCTTTCATTGAGCCCTTTACCAGCCTCTTGCGCTGACAGACTTCCATCCAGCCACCCTTCTAGACTGGGAAGGAGGGAACTGGACCATGGGACTTCCGTCTCCATCTTACACCTTTCCAGATCGCCCTGCTTTGTCAAGTCCAGACGTGCTCCGCCAGCAGGCGCAGCCCAGCCGCTCCAGACTCCAGGTGCGGCCTCGCACGCCCGCTGGCCCCCGGGGGCTGCTTGGAGGCAGCCATTGGCTCCGAGTCCTCCATGTGTTAAATTAGCCGAGTGAGACGCAGCCGGGCCAGCGACCGCTCGGGAGGGGGGCTTCATTTTGCGTCatcggaggggggaggaggagggaagccaGCCCGCGTGGGGAGGGACGGAGGGGGGAcggaggggaaaagaagaagagccGGCAACTTTCCACCGGCGCTGATGGCAGCAAGAGGCAGCTTTCCCCCCGCCGCGCAGGCTGCGCCTCGGGGCGCTCCGTCTGAGCCAGCCGGAGCGATGCTGCGGACAGGAGGATTCCGGCCAGCCGAGCTCCTCTGAACCGACCCGACAAGGCAAGAGAGGCGGGCTGTCAACGTCGCCCCGCCGGGCCGATTGATGGGCAGCCCCCCTCGCTTGCCCTCGCCCGCCGGCTAGCGGAGCCCCACCGGAAAGAACGAGGCTCAGGGCGGCCGAGGCGGCGATCCACCCGCCACTCACGCCGGAGCCGAGCTCGGACAGACGGAGACGGGGGCACCGGAGCGACCCAGAGATTCATCTAGAGCCTagaaggcaggcagggagggaggcagcAAAGTGCCTCTCCCCGGCCCTACAGGAGCGCAGTGGGGACGCTCCCAAACCGCGGCCAAGGAGAAGAGCCGCAGCAAGCGGAGGTTTAAACCGCCTTCTTTACGGTCCGAGAAAGGCTGAGAGAGCTGCGGGAAGCGCGGGCTGGACGGCCGGGCAAGCGGGACCAAGAAGCTCGCTCGGAGAGTGCCAGGAAGCGGGACTGAAGGTGCGGGAGGCCACCGCGGAGCCGGAAAGCGGAGAGagcccgaggaggaggaggaggaggaggaggaggaggccatgCCCCTCTAGCGTCCCTGGCCCGGCCGTCGCAGGAGGAAGGATGCAGGAGGACGCCGGCGACTCGGTGGGTGCCCGCCGGGCAGTGGAGAAGCTGTCCGAGGCGGTGGGGCTGCGGGCCAAGGCTCTGGGCAGCGCCCTCCAGGAGGCTCACCGCCAGCGgcgcctcctgctggccatcGTCTGCGTGGCGCTGCTGCTGGACAACATGCTCTACATGGTCATCGTGCCCATCATCCCCGACTACCTGGCCGCCAtgggcggcggaggcggcggcgggggtGGGGAGGCGCCGTCGGCCGGCCAGAGCCTCGATGTCAACAGCAGCGGGGCTGCCGGGGGCTGGCCGGGCAACGCCACCAAGCCCTCCCGGCTGCTCCCGCCGCCCTTGCCGGCCGACAACCAGGACATCAAGATCGGGGTGCTCTTCGCCTCCAAGGCCATCCTGCAACTGCTGGTCAACCCGCTGACCGGCACCTTCATCGACCGCGTGGGCTACGTCCTGCCGCTGCTCATCGGGCTGCTGGTCATGTTCCTGTCCACGCTCATCTTCGCCTTCGCCGAGAACTACGGCACCCTCTTCGTGGCGCGCAGCCTGCAGGGCTTGGGCTCGGCCTTCGCCGACACCTCGGGGGTGGCCCTCATCGCCGACAAATACACCGAGGAGTCGGAGCGCAACCGCGCCCTGGGCGTGGCGCTGGCCTTCATCTCCTTCGGCAGCCTGGTGGCGCCCCCCTTCGGTGGCATCTTGTACCGCTTCGCCCGGAAGCAGGCGCCCTTCCTGGTGCTGGCCTCCATCTCCCTCCTGGACGCCCTGCTGCTGCTGGTGGCCATCAAGCCTTTCGCCAACAGGACCCGGGAGAACATGCCGGTGGGCACCCCCATCCATCGGCTGATGATCGACCCCTACATCGCGGTGGTGGCCGGGGCCCTCACCACTTGCAACATCCCCTTGGCCTTCCTGGAGCCCACCATCGCCAACTGGATGAGCAGCACCATGAACGCCAACGAGTGGGAGATGGGTCTGGCTTGGCTGCCGGCCTTCTTCCCCCACGTCCTGGGGGTCTTCATCACTGTCAAGCTGGCGGACAAATATCCCCACCTGCAGTGGTTTTATGGGGCCCTGGGCATGGTCATCATCGGGGCCAGCTCCTGCGTGGTGCCTGCTTGCCGGAACTTTGGACAACTGATGGTTCCCTTATGTGGCATCTGCTTTGGCATTGCCCTGGTGGACACGGCCCTTCTGCCCACCCTTGCCTTCTTGGTAGATGTGCGCCATGTGTCCGTCTACGGCAGCGTCTATGCCATTGCCGACATCTCCTATTCAGTGGCCTATGCCCTGGGGCCCATCGTGGCTGGAGAGATTGTCCATTCTTTTGGCTTCACCCAACTCAGCTTGGGCATGGGCCTTGCCAATGTCCTCTATTCCCCGGTCCTGCTGGCCCTCAAAAACATTTGCCAGATGAAGCCCTCCCACTCGGAGAGGAACATCCTTCTAGACGAGGAGCCCAAAGGACTCTATGATACCATCAAGATGGAAGAACGCAAAGCCAAGGGTAGAAACCTCCACCCGGTGGGGGATTTTGAAGAGAATAGTGTAGATCCTTATCAAAGAGACTTTAAAGGGGCTTTTGAGGATGATTCCTCAGACTACGACTATACTTAGGGTTTGGCTAGAAGGTCCTGTCAGAAGAGGGATAGTGTCTCAGCTATTGTCTCCAAATCTCCAATGTGCTACACATTAACCTTTCTCTAAATATGACAGTCTtcttccactctctctctctctctctctctccctccctccctacctacctccctacctacctactctctccctctttccctctctctcccctcccctcccctccttctctccttctcaagTTAGGACTCAAACCACTCTATTGAGATTAAAACTGTCTGTCCCCAAATAGCATAATTGCATAGATGTATTGGTCCTTTCATGTTATGAGAAACGAGGTAGACCTCCCATGCTTTCTGCGGTTCTGCCAAAGGTTTGGGGGCAGCAGTGACTTAAGACTGGTTCACACATGCATGTATGTATCCTTTGATGCATCGGTTTGGttggtttcatttttctttgtttttattcccaGCTCCAACGGCACACTTTATCTATACTTGATTAAAATATAGTTAAGTCGGAAGCCATGAGCTGCACATGCCCTGTTCCCCCCAtgtctgctgtgcatgtgtgacATGATCTGAGTGTTCTGTCTATGACATTAGATTTGGGCATCTTCTCACTAGAGATATTGCAGTTATGCATGTGTGAACCAGCTTCACCTTTACCAGATGCTTCAAAAATACACATCCCGGGTCTCAGTAAATATTGTACATTTATAGACAGATCTCTACCTGGAAATTTTCCATCGGATTCACATTTTAATGCCAGCAGTGGAAATTATCTTATGTTATTTTTTcctcctggaggaggaaaaaacaagacaaaatggtaacctcttttttatttttatttttattcattcattcattcattcatttatttcctgTTGTGCTGCTATTTTCGTCAATGAAATACGCCATACTATgttttagactgaaactattacaTTCATATGGGTGTGAATAAATAATGTTCCAGGGAATATTTGTCTTGGTTTTATTGTGTGCACATTAAGATGAATCCTAAATACACAAagaaaatatacaaattaaagtCAAATCTGAGTATCTACCCAGAAGTCATTTCTCTACCTACTGTATACACTGAGATTATTTTCACAGAAAACTGAGTAAAATCAACAATTTTAATCTATTTTGATCACTCAACAACTTAAggatttagtttaaaaaaaatctataacttCCAGTGCAAATAGCAGGCAGGTAGCTTCTTAGCACTTTTATGTGcattcctgtaaaaaaaaaaatcatcagcaTTTTGGGAAATCCAGCTAGTTAatgaattatttttgaaacagcagatacaataatttaatccttcccaggaaaaaaaatgctacaaatgggggacacacacacatatcaataaaagataagtattttttttaaaaaaaatccactgtcATTAATAAACAAATCCTAAGCAGGAAATCTGCTCTTCTTACAAATATTTTAACTGAGTTGGCTCATTCTGGCttggtttttattttggtttggAATGAGTCTCTCTTAAAATCAGCTCCGTTTGGGGTTTtctgtttattcatttgtttgtttatgtgtttAATCATGATTGGAAGGCAGTAGAATTTTTCAAGAATTGTTTCTAATAGGTCACTGCCACACCCCGTTAGACAGATTCAGTTATGTTCACACACTATGTGTAGAATGCAGGACTGTAATTTCTATCGTTTATTTCCCCAAAGTTTAGACAGCTACTTATTAGATGGAAGCTTTTGTTACTTAGCTTAACAAAGTAACTTCCTGTAGGAAGTAACTTCCTGTAGGATCCTTGATATAGGGTGAGTATTTTATAATCCCTTTAGGATCCCGCTTTGTGTTTCCTATGCTGTTTGTGTAGGATGGTTGCAAACCGTCCTCTGATTTCCAGGCTAACCATAGGCCTCCCCGatctattttcttccccaaagcccCATCCTTCCATCAGCCTGGTCAATTTCACTGCGTAGCGTGTCAATTTCATTCTGCTTCGCAACGGCTGCGCAAAACGCCTTGCCTGCTTTTTCACACTTTCATCCCTTTTTCGCCTGACAGAGTATGCGTGGCCACGTCCTgattcacccccccccccacaagcaaCTTTGGGGAACCTCGGTTTCTATCAGCCCGAAGCTGTGGATTATAGGGGACCGTAATCCAGGATTTCTTAATTTCCCCACAGTTGTCTGTCTCTGACCGGAGAAATAAATGAACGGAGCGTTTCCAAGACCGTTTCTggtttatttttccttctcctttttaagCTCCTCCGTTTCAAGGAGGGCAGAGAAGAGGAAACGGGCTCCCATCCGGCGCAGCGAGAGGGTTCAAGATCGCCCATCTGCCTTTTCCTGTCTGAAGAATCTCAGCCCGGATTCTTCCCGCGGGACTGTGCAGGGCTGACCGCCCGCATTTCTGGACTTTATTTTCGCCCGTTTTGATCTCAGAGCTTCTCGAGTTTCCTTTTCCTCCGCAGTTTGGCTGTGTCTCCTCGGAGGTAAAAGCCAGTCGGTGAAATCCACGAAATCCTCCGAAGAAGCTCCGGATTTCGTTTACAGACCCCGCTGGTTCAAGCCCAGGAAATTGGAAAACTTCGTCTCCGATCGTCTCTCCTCCTATCCTGGTTTCTCCCACCTGCCTCCCGGTGAGGCAAAGCGGTCTAACCAAGTGTTGGGGCTACActtcgctttttaaaaaaaaatcgactTTGCCGTTAAATTCGAAGGGGTTGCATTCAAATGACGAGTTGCAACAGAACTGGAAAAGAAGGGGTGTTATTTCAGAGAAGAGATGTCTTCTGAATATTCTgcccaaaaaaagagggagggaggaatgagaaatgaaaaaagaaaagagggagggaggaaagaaagaaggaaggaaggaaggaaggaaggaaggaaggaaggaaggaaggaaggaaggaaggaagaaaaatggaagaaagggagggagggaggagtgttggggagaagaaagagagaaagagagcgggggaagggaagatggaagatggacgaaaggaaaggaaaggaaagaaagaaaaaatggcaaAGAAGAGAACTAAGTTTATTCTTCATTGTTTTAATTTTCCACTTCAATCCACCCTGCTGTGCTTATCCACCCTTAGCCAGAAGTGTGTCCTGTGCAAATCCACCAGACTGGAAAGAATCGTGCCTGGAGGAGACTGGTCCAAGAGATCCAGCAGCCCAGATGTTTTTGGCAAATGCCTTCGTCACCTTTCCTACCCTGGTCCTGATCTTCTTATAAAATGGCAGCCCTCTTCTTCCTTATGGAAGGGAGAGCAAGCAGCTTTGGGATGCAAGACTCTTGGCATCCAGGAGAGGGCAGCAAAGAAATGCTCGTGGGCTGATATAGGCTCCCCTCTTAGGAAGGATGGAGAGATGGGTTGAAGGAATAGGGTGGCAGAGGCAGGAATGAACCTTGGGTGGCAACCTTAAAACTGACTTGGGCATTCGTCAAGAGAACGAGCAAGGCTTATTCATTCAACATCCAGGTCCTGAAAaggcccacctgaaaaccatGGATGGCAAATCCAAGACCTATTTCTGTCTGAGAAAAATTTGGAGCAGGGTGGGGGCAGCTTTGCAGACCAACAAACTTCCCTCCATCGTGACACATaaccacacccatgcctggtgcAGACTGCAGAGCTAATTTTTCTCCCTACATAAAATGGGACCCCTTTTGATTCCTGTTGCTGAAGCAGAAATCAAAAAGCTTGAAGGATCACCCCAGTCAACAAAGATTCTTTTAATAGGCATTGTTCTAAATGCTCTATTATAACAGGGCCAAagggccttcctccctccctcccttccttccctccctccctccctccctcccttccttccctttctccctcccttcctttccctcccttccttaccttcccttcccttcccttccttcttccaaaCAGGTCACCTTTTCTTGTCTTCTTAAAATACTGGATTGCGGATGGACTTGAAGATTCAGTTGCTACGTTCACACAACCCtttcactgggccaccaaaaggttggGCCTCATCCGCACAACCAGCTAAGCTTAGTGAGTGTGATACTCACTAAGAagtgagggagagaaaagaaatcTTGTGAGAAGGTTCCTTTTCCCTCCTCTGTCCTCCCTTCCCCAGATGTTCATTAGAGAATCCTTGACTATTTAGaagactgaatttatttattatcaaaTTTTATCCTgtccatctcacctaagtgattTTGAATAATGACCATTGCAAATGAAGGTTGTCCCTGtgatgaaacacacacacacacacacaccggcccTATCTCCTTTGCATCAAAGCATGGAGGCAGCCCCAATGAGCTGGCCCACCTCCTTTTCATGTGAGAGCTTAATCTACATATCCCCCTTTATTAATCCAGCAAAGTTTTAGCCTGGCAAAAAAATGAAAGTGGGGTCTTTACTGCCACCACCCCTTTTGAGAAAGGAGTATGGACTAGAGGTTTGTCTTTGTGGGAAGATGGGGTCATACCCTcctggaggaggggaagggaaaaaggcCACCCTATCATTGGCCTGGGAGAGGCTGACCCGCAACCCAAGGGACAGTGAGCCTCGGGTTAGCCAGGCACTAATGAAGGCTGGCTGGAGGGGTCAAACCAGAAGATTCCATTCACGGTGCCCACTCTCTTGGCTGACCCAAGCAAAGGCTGGCAAAACACCAGCAGGCACACGCTCTGATTGGCATAGACCACCAAGGACTTTGAAAGGTAGGTATGGCAtaggaaggtggaaggaaaaagagaggagacCTTGGGTGTTAATCTGAATGGACCCCTCCAGCCTCTCCCCCGTTGGTTTCCTCCCCTTCAAGCGACTTAACCTATAACCTCCAAATGGCGCTGgcgggagttgtagtccagccaCACCTTCGGAGGGCGCCACGTTGGAGATGGGCCGCCCTGCAATCTCCTTCTCCCGCACCACCAAAGACACGGCACACTTCAAGCTGCCGCCCAGAGCCTCCCTTCCCGCGGAGTAAATTCCAGGGTCGGGAGGGGGAAGGCTTGTTTTTGACGAGCCCACGCAACGATTCGCTTCGCCGGACAGGTTTCGCTTCTCCCGGCTTCCTTCCAAGAGCCAAACGGTAGGAGAGCCTGGAGGGGACTCCTGCCCGCCTTTGCCAAGTTGGTCACCCGGTGGAAAGAGCGATGCCCGAGCGGCGCGCCCTTCGTTTAGCCGGGACGACCGAGCCCCCTTTCCCTGCCTGCCTGGCCAAGAAGTTTGTGGAGTTGCGGAGCCGCCGACGTTGCGTTCTGGCGCGGTGAAGAGCCGGTCCCTGAAGGGGAGGCGGGCAGACGCCGGCCTCGCCCGGCGAAAGGAGACCCTTCTCCGCCCGGGCTCTGCCTTTACCGGCTCTGCCTCCTCGCCCGTACCGGGCTGACGAAGAGGAAGCCGGAGAACGGGAGCCCGGCAGCCGAAGAAGGCAGGTGAGCTCCGCCGGAGGCACCATGGACAGCGCCGCTGAAGGCAGCCCGCGCCCGGCCGCTTGACCGGTTTCCCTTGCCGAAAGAATCTTTCCCACTGCGCCGGCTCCACGGGTGCGCCAGTTCCAGGTAAGAGCCCTACCTGCCAGCTATCCCGCGGGCCGGAGCCGCTTTCCGGCAACACGCGTCCAGGGAAAGAGTCGGAGGCTCCGTTCGCACGACCCGCCAAGAAACCGGTTTCAGCGTCCCTTTTGCTTAGAGGGCGCTTTGCGGTCCGGGATACAATTCTGCTTGTCGCGAGCACCCAGCCTGCTTGAATCCGATGTGGGGTGAATGTGCTTGGGAGGAGCCAGAACTCGAGTAAATTCGGTCGTGGCAACATAGTGAGCAACCCACTGAAAAGGGGATGCTTGGAAAACATCGCTAGGCTGTTTTTTCCTCCGTCTGTCAGTATCGGGTGGggtgcagtggggggggggatgaagaAAGAGGTACATTTCCAGATGGCCAAATGCCTGCATTGGGTTGGTTTGAAGGCGTTTTGTCTTCACTTAGATTTTCTGTTCTGGTCTTTGTAGCTCTGTTTTAGTTCCTTAAGAGCCAAAGAGAAAGAGGCGCTTGGACGGCCGGTCAGGAGGCCAAAGGGCGCCTAAGGAGAAAACCGGGTAGCCGCAGCAAGCGCCGGGGGACTCGCGAGGGGTGGGACGACTCGCTGAGCCCGCTGCGTGGCGGCCCTTGAAACTTCAGGAGGGAACTGTCCGAGACACCGGGAGGCGGCCTTTGGCGAAGCCGGCCAGATGGGGAACTGAAAAGAGGGGCTTCTCCGTTCTTCCGGGCTGTGGGGTTTGGGGAGGCTCTAGAGCCGGA of Ahaetulla prasina isolate Xishuangbanna chromosome 6, ASM2864084v1, whole genome shotgun sequence contains these proteins:
- the SLC18A3 gene encoding vesicular acetylcholine transporter, which translates into the protein MQEDAGDSVGARRAVEKLSEAVGLRAKALGSALQEAHRQRRLLLAIVCVALLLDNMLYMVIVPIIPDYLAAMGGGGGGGGGEAPSAGQSLDPSRLLPPPLPADNQDIKIGVLFASKAILQLLVNPLTGTFIDRVGYVLPLLIGLLVMFLSTLIFAFAENYGTLFVARSLQGLGSAFADTSGVALIADKYTEESERNRALGVALAFISFGSLVAPPFGGILYRFARKQAPFLVLASISLLDALLLLVAIKPFANRTRENMPVGTPIHRLMIDPYIAVVAGALTTCNIPLAFLEPTIANWMSSTMNANEWEMGLAWLPAFFPHVLGVFITVKLADKYPHLQWFYGALGMVIIGASSCVVPACRNFGQLMVPLCGICFGIALVDTALLPTLAFLVDVRHVSVYGSVYAIADISYSVAYALGPIVAGEIVHSFGFTQLSLGMGLANVLYSPVLLALKNICQMKPSHSERNILLDEEPKGLYDTIKMEERKAKGRNLHPVGDFEENSVDPYQRDFKGAFEDDSSDYDYT